DNA sequence from the Actinomycetes bacterium genome:
ATAAAGTGAAAAACCGGCATTATTGAAGGCGCTGATGGAGTGGAAACCACTGAAAGTCAAAGCGCTTTTTATGGGATAGGAGTACTTGAAATACAGCACTGAAGACATCAGAAGAAAACCAATAAATTCAAAAGCAAAGGTAACCGATGCTATAAGCATAAAGAACTTATAAGTACTAAAAGATTGCTGCCGTCCAAAACTGCTGGTAAGGTAAAATTTGTCTCTTATGCTTATTTTTCTTCCCAGTATCAAGCCAAATATGGATCCAACGGTCATTATGCCCAGGCCTCCCAGCTGGATCAATATAAGGATAACAGTTTTCCCCAGGTCGGTAAAATAAGTGGGGGTATCCTGCACTATCAGTCCGGTAACACATATGGCTGAAGTTGAAGTAAACAGAGCGTCTATGTAGCTTATTTGCCCGCTGGCAGTCATCTGGGGTACCAAAAGCACCAGGGACCCGATAAATATTGCTACCAGAAATGCCAATAGAACCTGTTTTGCAATCTGATTTTGCGTTTTAGAAGAAAATAGGGGTAGTTCTTTCATTTTCTTATTGTACTTTATATTAAGAAGTTATTTTAGTAAATTAAGCATACAAATACAATAATATTTTTTTAAACCCCTTGAAGTAAATGGGGTCAGGTATTATTATAAAATAGAATATAAAAATAAGCATAGAAATAAATATAGTAATAATAGTAATAAAATTCTAGGTTTTTTACTTAATAATGAGTAGAAAAATTAAAGTCATAAGTACCCTTTCCAGGAAAGTAAAGTTAAATATACTGGCAATCATGTTCCTGGCTTTTGTGATTGTAACGGTTGTACTTTCCTTAAATCAGATATCCAAGCTTATAGAGGAGAGGGAAAAAATAGTAGAGCTTCAGGACAAGTTAAGCTGGATAAGAAATGAAAATATTGAAATGCTGGCCGAAGAAAAGACTCTTTACCAGGAACAGGGTATAGAGAATGAAGCCAGGACCCAGTTTAATATGACCAAGCAGGATGAACAAAACTATTTTGTAGTGGTAGAGCAGGAAGCTACTGAGAATGTAAACCAGGATCTGATGTATTCTAATTCCAACCTCTGGGGCAATATAAAAATATTCTACAATAATGAAATCAAAGAGTATTAACTCATGATTGCGGCTGCCATCGACGTAGGGACAAATTCAACCCGTATACTTATAGCGGAAACCGGTTCGGGTAAAATCAATACTATATACAGAACCATGGAAATAACCCGCATTGGAAAGAACCTGGATAAAACCAAAATGATCAGTAAGACTTCTGCGGCAAGAACAGTCAGGGTATTAAAGGAATATAAACAGTTCATGGAAGATTATGGGGTTCAGAATTACCGGGCGGTAGGAACCCGTGCTTTAAGGATGGCTAATAACAGACAGT
Encoded proteins:
- a CDS encoding cell division protein FtsL, which encodes MSRKIKVISTLSRKVKLNILAIMFLAFVIVTVVLSLNQISKLIEEREKIVELQDKLSWIRNENIEMLAEEKTLYQEQGIENEARTQFNMTKQDEQNYFVVVEQEATENVNQDLMYSNSNLWGNIKIFYNNEIKEY